From the genome of Streptacidiphilus sp. PB12-B1b:
TGATCGGGGCTCGATGGTCTGCCTACCCTGCTGTCTCCGCCCAGGGCGGAACCCGCCGCCGGGGCGCCTCATCCTGTCCACTCGCCGGTGGGAAACCGAGCTTCGAACGGACAGGAGCGGGGGAACCAGGTCAGTCGCCGTGCCTTCGGCCCCCCGGAGGCACCGGCTAGGGGTGAAGCCGCTCCCCCGCGCGGCAGGGCTGCCTCAGGCCCGAACCCGACAGCTCACCTCGCAGGCGTGTCACCGAGGAACTCCGTCATGCGCCTTCCCCGTACCGCCCCCGCACGCCTCGGCGCGATAGCCGGCGCCGCCGCTCTGGTCGCCGTGCCGCTGATGTCCGGCCCGGCCCAGGCCGCGGCCACCACGCCCAAGGTCACCCAGGACCGGCTCTCCCCCACCGCGATGGCCGCCGGCACCACTGCCAAGGCAACGCTCACCGTCCACTCCGGCTCCTGCTTCACCGCCAGGACGCTCGGCGTCGGCGTCCGCGACTCGGCCGGGGACAACCTGGACTTCCCCGGCTCGGCGTCCGACGTCAGGATCTGCCCGAGCGGCCTGTCCCTCACCACCGGCAGCCGCACCCTGCCGTCCGGGACGTACACCGAGTTCGGCTTCTGGCAGGACTCGGCCGGGGCCTGGCACAACCTGGCCTCGCAGTCGCTGAAGGTCTCCGCCACGACCGGCGCCGGCACCCCCGCGCCCACGTCGACGCCGACCCCGACGTCCACGCCCACGTCCACGCCCACGCCCGCACCGACGTCCAGCGGCTCGCCGGTGCCCGGGCAGTCCCTGGTCTGGTCGGACGAGTTCAGCAACCCGATCAACTGGGGCAGCACCTGGGTCGGCGACACCACCACCGCCTTCCAGTACGGCAACCACAACCCGAACGACAACAAGCTGGACTGGCTGGACGAGAACGCCGTGAACGTCGCGGGCGGCGTCGCCACCTTCACCGCCTCGCCGTCCAGCCACACCCTGGAGAACGGCAAGCAGGCCTGGAACACCGGGCTGCTCACCACCGAGGGCTCCAGCCAGGGCTTCCAGGTGAAGACCGGCGACTACGCCGAGACCCGCGTCCAGCTGCCCTCCGGCACCGGGGCCTGGCCCGCGCTGTGGACCTGGAAGAACGGCAACGGGGAGATCGACACCTTCGAGTACCACCCCGACAACCCCAACCTGCTGGAGCTGACCAACCACGTCAACGCGGCCCACGACTACTACACCAACGCCGCGGCCGTCGCCCCGGGCAAGTGGGTCACCATCGGCACCTACTACGGCGCCAACTCGGTGGACTGGTACGTCAACGGCACCAAGGTCTACTCCGACGGCACCGGTGTCGGCGCCAATTGGTCGGCCTACCTGATCCTCAGCCTGTCGGTGAGCGCCGGCGAGTACCACCCGGCGCCGACCGGCACGGCCCCGATCAGCTTCGCCGCCGACTACGTCCGCGTCTACCGCTGACCGGAGCGACGGCGCAGCGGCGGGCGGGCGCGGACGGTGTGCCGCGCCCGCCCACCCGGGCCGCTGCTGACGGTTTCCGTCCCGTCGTGACAGTCCGGGCCCGTACAATCGGCGGATGAGCGCTCCGGACCTCCCCGACACCGCCCCGGCCACCGAGGACGAGGGCGGTGCGGCCCTGTCCGTGCTGCGCCGGGTCTTCGGCTACGACGCCTTCCGGGGCAGTCAGCAGGAGGTCGTCGAGCATGTGATCGGCGGCGGCGACGCGCTGGTGCTGATGCCCACCGGCGGCGGCAAGTCGCTGTGCTACCAGATCCCGGCGCTGGTGCGCCCCGGCGTCGGGGTGGTCATCTCCCCGCTGATCGCGCTGATGCAGGACCAGGTGGACGCGCTGCGGGCGCTGGGCGTCCGGGCCGGGTTCCTCAACTCCTCGCAGAGCATGGACGAACGGCAGCTGGTGGAGGCCGAGTTCCTGGCCGGCGAGCTGGACCTGCTGTACCTGGCGCCCGAGCGGCTGCGGGTGGAGGCGACCGTCCGGCTGCTCCGGCGCGGCACCATCGCGCTGTTCGCCATCGACGAGGCGCACTGCGTGGCCCAGTGGGGCCACGACTTCCGCCCGGACTACCTGGCCCTGTCCTCGCTGCACGAACAGTGGCCGACGGTGCCCCGGATCGCGCTGACCGCGACCGCCACCGAGGCCACCCACGCCGAGATCACCTCCCGGCTGAACCTGCAGGACGCCCGCCACTTCGTGGCCAGCTTCGACCGGCCCAACATCCAGTACCGGATCGCGCCCAAGGACGAGCCGCGCAAGCAGCTGCTGCACCTGCTGCAGACCGAGCACCCGGGCGAGTCCGGGATCGTCTACTGCCTCTCCCGGGCCTCGGTGGAGAAGACGGCGGCCTGGCTGGTCGAGCGCGGGGTGGACGCGCTGCCCTACCACGCCGGGCTCGACTCCCGGGTCCGGGCCGAGAACCAGTCCCGGTTCCTGCGCGAGGACGGCCTGGTGATGGTCGCCACCATCGCCTTCGGCATGGGCATCGACAAGCCCGACGTGCGCTTCGTGGCCCACCTGGACCTGCCCAAGTCGGTGGAGGGCTACTACCAGGAGACCGGCCGGGCCGGGCGCGACGGCCTGCCCTCGACCGCGTGGCTGGCCTATGGGCTGCAGGACGTCGTCCAGCAGCGGAAGATGATCGAGACCTCGGAGGGCGACCAGGCCCACCGCCGCCGGTTGAGCGCGCATGTGGACGCCATGCTGGCGCTGTGCGAGACCGTGGAGTGCCGCCGGGTGCAACTCCTGGCGTACTTCGGCCAGAAGAGCGATCCGTGCGGCAACTGCGACACCTGCCTGACCCCGCCGCAGTCCTGGGACGGCACCGTCGCCGCGCAGAAGTTCCTCTCCACCGTGGTGCGGTTGCAGCGCGAGCGCGGCCAGAAGTTCGGCGCGACCCAGATCGCCGACATCCTGATGGGCCGCAAGACCGCCAAGGTGATCCAGTTCGACCATGACGCGCTGAGCGTCTTCGGTGTCGGCGCGGACCTCTCCGAAGCCGAATGGCGTTCGGTGGCACGGCAGTTGCTGGCCCAGCAGCTGATCGCGGTGGAGGGCGAGTACGGGACGATGGTGCTCACCGAGGCCAGCGGCGAGGTCCTCGGCGGGCGGCGGCAGGTCTCGTTGCGCCGGGAGCCGGAGAAGGCCGTGCGCGCGGCCAAGGCCGCCAAGGCGGGCGGCTCCGGCCGGGGCAAGACCGCGCCGGTCGACCTGCCCGCCGAACTGCTCCCGCTGTTCGAGGAGTTGCGTGCCTGGCGGGCGGCGACCGCCCGGGAGCAGGGCGTGCCCGCCTATGTCGTCTTCCATGACGCGACGCTGCGGGAGATCGCCGCGAGCGGCCCGACCAGCCTGGCCGAGCTGGGCTCGGTCAGCGGGGTCGGCGAGAACAAGCTGGCCACCTACGGCCAGCAGATCCTGGATCTGCTGGCGGGCCGGTCGGCGGACGCCGAGCAGTCGGCGGAGCCGGTCGACTGACAAGGCCCCAGCCGGGGTCTTCTGACAGGCAGTCATCAACGCTGCGGGGCCGGGCAGTCCGCGAGGACATCCCGGCCCCGCGGTCCACATGCTCTTGACAAGCGCATTGGTCTGGACCAAATTGCACTGGCAGAGGCGCCTCGCACGAGGCGCCCGATCGGCAGCACTCCCACCCCCACGGGCGGGCTGCCGCGCGCTGCCCTGTCCTGTCGACGCACCACAGTCAGGAGCACCACCCCCATGCGCCGTACCCCCACAGCACCGCGCACCACCCGCCGGTCCACCGCCGCCGTCGCCGCGCTGGCGCTGGCCGCCGCCGGTACCGTCGCCACCACCGTGCTGGCCGGACCGGCCTCGGCCAGCTCGACCAACCTGCTGGCGAACCCCGGCTTCGAGACCGGCAGCCTCTCCGGCTGGACCTGCGACGCGGGCACCGCCGCGGTCGTCGGCTCGCCGGTCCACTCCGGCTCCTACGCCCTGCAGGCCACGCCCTCCTCCACCGACGACGCCCAGTGCACCCAGACCGTGGCGGTGTCTCCCGACACCACCTACACGTTCAGCGGTGACGTCCAGGGCTCGTACGTCTACCTCGGGATCACCGGCGGCAACGACACCTGGACGCCCTCCGCCACCGGTTGGCAGCAGCTGTCCACCTCGATCACCACCGGGGCGTCGCAGACCTCGCTGCAGGTGTACGTCCACGGCTGGTACGCCCAACCCGCCTACGACGCCGACGACTTCTCGCTGACCGGCCCGGGCG
Proteins encoded in this window:
- a CDS encoding family 16 glycosylhydrolase; its protein translation is MRLPRTAPARLGAIAGAAALVAVPLMSGPAQAAATTPKVTQDRLSPTAMAAGTTAKATLTVHSGSCFTARTLGVGVRDSAGDNLDFPGSASDVRICPSGLSLTTGSRTLPSGTYTEFGFWQDSAGAWHNLASQSLKVSATTGAGTPAPTSTPTPTSTPTSTPTPAPTSSGSPVPGQSLVWSDEFSNPINWGSTWVGDTTTAFQYGNHNPNDNKLDWLDENAVNVAGGVATFTASPSSHTLENGKQAWNTGLLTTEGSSQGFQVKTGDYAETRVQLPSGTGAWPALWTWKNGNGEIDTFEYHPDNPNLLELTNHVNAAHDYYTNAAAVAPGKWVTIGTYYGANSVDWYVNGTKVYSDGTGVGANWSAYLILSLSVSAGEYHPAPTGTAPISFAADYVRVYR
- the recQ gene encoding DNA helicase RecQ; amino-acid sequence: MSAPDLPDTAPATEDEGGAALSVLRRVFGYDAFRGSQQEVVEHVIGGGDALVLMPTGGGKSLCYQIPALVRPGVGVVISPLIALMQDQVDALRALGVRAGFLNSSQSMDERQLVEAEFLAGELDLLYLAPERLRVEATVRLLRRGTIALFAIDEAHCVAQWGHDFRPDYLALSSLHEQWPTVPRIALTATATEATHAEITSRLNLQDARHFVASFDRPNIQYRIAPKDEPRKQLLHLLQTEHPGESGIVYCLSRASVEKTAAWLVERGVDALPYHAGLDSRVRAENQSRFLREDGLVMVATIAFGMGIDKPDVRFVAHLDLPKSVEGYYQETGRAGRDGLPSTAWLAYGLQDVVQQRKMIETSEGDQAHRRRLSAHVDAMLALCETVECRRVQLLAYFGQKSDPCGNCDTCLTPPQSWDGTVAAQKFLSTVVRLQRERGQKFGATQIADILMGRKTAKVIQFDHDALSVFGVGADLSEAEWRSVARQLLAQQLIAVEGEYGTMVLTEASGEVLGGRRQVSLRREPEKAVRAAKAAKAGGSGRGKTAPVDLPAELLPLFEELRAWRAATAREQGVPAYVVFHDATLREIAASGPTSLAELGSVSGVGENKLATYGQQILDLLAGRSADAEQSAEPVD